The genomic window CCCGCGCGCAGGCCCGGGGCGGCGAGATTCAGGTGGCGCTCGCCTCGGCCACCTTCCCCGAGGAAGTACGCGGCGTAGCGGCGCGGGTGCTCAGAAATCCTGTTCGCATCGATATCGAGCCGCCCCGCACCGCCGAGGCCGCTCCTCTGAAGGCCGGGGAAGTCGTGGCCGCGGGCGAAGGCCGCGCCGAGCACGTCGCCCGCGACACCACCCGCGACGAGGTACTCGAGCACGCCGCCGCCGAAATCCGCGAGGCGCTGCGCGAGCCGGGCGGCTGCGTGGTGGTCTTTTGCCGCACCAAGGCGCTCACCAAGCGCCGCGCCGAGAAGCTCGGGCAGCTCTTGCCGCATGAGGAAGTCGTGCCGCTCGAGGGCAACATGGACCAGCGCAAGCGCGAGCGCGTGATGGACAAGCTGCGTGACGGCACCGCCCGTGTGCTCGTCGCCACCGACATCGCCGGGCGCGGCATCGACCTGCCTGAAGTGCGCCTCGTCATCCACGCCGATGTCGCCACCACTTCCGAAGACCACGTTCACCGTTCGGGCCGCACCGCCCGCGCGGGCCGGGGCGGGCGCAACCTCGTATTCATCATCCCCGAGCAGCGCCAGCGCTGGGCGCAGGTTCGCCGGGGCCTGCCCGCGCACCTGCACCCCCCCAAGACCGCGCAGGAACACCTGATCGACAAGGACATTCAGGAAAAACAGGGCCGGGGCAGCGGCAACGGCGTGGACCCGGTGCGCTCCGGTTCCGGGCGCTCAGGCGGTGGCCGCGATGGAGGTCAGCGCGGCGGCTCCGGGCAGCGTTCGCAGGGCCAGGGGCGGGGTGGGCCTCGCGGCGGACGTCGCTAAACGTCAAATAAAAAAAGGAGCCCAGGCGACAGCAATTGCCTGGGCTTCCTTCTTGCTTGTGTCTTTCCGCTCATACGGCTTTAAGGAGATGGACGGGCATCCGGCGCCTTTCCGGATGTTCGGGAATCGGATTAAAACCTTATCAGTTCACGCCCCGCGCCTTCCCCTGCCACAGCTCGGCGCGCAGGATGAACTTCTGGAACTTGCCGCTCGCCGTCTTGGGCAAATCGTCGCGGAATTCGTAGTGCTTGGGGACTTTGAAGCCCGCCAGATGCTCGCGCACATGCGCCGTGAGGTCTTCGGGGGTGACTTCCTGGCCCTGGTGCAGGGCGATGAAGGCGCAGGGCACCTCGCCCCATTTCTCGTGGGGCATGGCGACCACCACGGCTTCGCGCACGGCGGGGTGGGCGTAGAGCACCCCTTCGACCTCCACGCTGCTGATGTTCTCGCCGCCCGAGATGATCACGTCCTTGTTGCGGTCGCGGATTTCGATGCGCCCGTCGGGGTGCACCACCGCCACGTCGCCGGTGTGGAACCAGCCGCCCTCCAGGGCTTTGGCGGTGGCCTCCTCGTTGCGGTAATAGCCTTTCATCACGAGGTTGCCGCGCACCATGATTTCGCCCAGCGTTTCGCCGTCGCCGGGCACGGGCCGCAGCTCGGGGTCCAGCACCTCCACCTCGCCCGCCAGAATCATTTCCACGCCCTGCTTGGCGATGAGGGCGGCGCGGCGCGGGGTGGGTAACTCCTCCTGCTGCGCCGAGAGTTCGGCCACCGTAATCAGCGGGCTGGTTTCGGTCAGGCCGTACACCTGAGTGACGTGAAACCCGAGCGCGTTCATGTCGGCGATGATGCGGGCGTGGGGCGGGCTGCCCGCCGTCGCCACCCGAATCTGGCGGCTGAGCGGGCGGGCGTGCGCCGGGTCGGTCAGCATGGACAGCACGGTGGGCGCGGCGCAGAGGTGGGTCACGCCGTGCTGCTCAATCGCGTCGTAGGCGGCGTCGGCGCGGACGGTGGGCAGGGTCACATGGGTCGCCCCCACGCCGAAGGGGCTCCACACGCCGCCCCAGCCGTTGGCGTGGAAATCGGGCAGAGTGTGCAGGTAAACAGTGTCCTGGTCGGCCTTGAAGTAATAGATCGTCTCGATGGCGTTGAGCATGGTCGAGCGGTGCGTCATCATCACGCCCTTGGGGTCGGAGGTCGTGCCGGAGGTGAAGTTGAGGGTGATGGTGCCGTTCTCGTCTTGCACCGGCAGCGGCAGCGGCGAGTCGTCCTGCGCAGCGAGCTTCGCCTCGAAGGCTGTTCCGGCGCCCCGCGCGTCGCCCATCACCCAGACTTCGATGCCGAGCCCGGCGGCCACCTCGCGCACCCGGTCGTGCAGCGACTCGTCCACCAGCAGCAGCCGCACCTCGGCGTGCCGCAGCTGAAACTCGTATTCCTCGGGGGTCAGGCGAGTGTTGAGCGGCACCAGCACGCTGCCCGCCCAGGGCACCCCCGCGTAGGTCAGCAGCCCGCCGTGCGTGTTGGGCGAAAGCACCGCCACATGCTGCCCGCCGTAGCCTGCCGCCTGGATCGCGCGGGCAAGCTGATAAATGCGCCGGCCCCACTCGCGGTAAGTGAACCGGGGCCCGCCGGGTTCAATCACGGCGGTGTGGTCGGGATAGAGCTTGAGGCCCCGGCGGACCAGGGTCAGGGGTGTCAGGGGCGTGTTCATGGGCAAACCTCCAGCACAGGGGTGTCAGGTTGTGAGATGTCCCTAATCTACGCCCTGCTTAGCGCCCGGCGCCTCAGAGGTTTAGCCCGCGCGGTGGCTGAGGTTCCTGGGCAGCAGTTGCAGGC from Deinococcus radiodurans R1 = ATCC 13939 = DSM 20539 includes these protein-coding regions:
- a CDS encoding DEAD/DEAH box helicase yields the protein MSPAATSPRRQRQDGRQPQAAQQADPAPQPTMISLASPEEWRKLLGEREPTPVQAKAIPELLAGRDVIATARTGSGKTLAFLIPAAARGIGVTGKTRGMAPEVLIVSPTRELAVQIRDVARELGMTAGRITGGITPAATTREASNKGVVSGTPGRLKDLIGKGELSLAHVRYVVLDEADELLSLGFLKDVEWIVNQARAQARGGEIQVALASATFPEEVRGVAARVLRNPVRIDIEPPRTAEAAPLKAGEVVAAGEGRAEHVARDTTRDEVLEHAAAEIREALREPGGCVVVFCRTKALTKRRAEKLGQLLPHEEVVPLEGNMDQRKRERVMDKLRDGTARVLVATDIAGRGIDLPEVRLVIHADVATTSEDHVHRSGRTARAGRGGRNLVFIIPEQRQRWAQVRRGLPAHLHPPKTAQEHLIDKDIQEKQGRGSGNGVDPVRSGSGRSGGGRDGGQRGGSGQRSQGQGRGGPRGGRR
- a CDS encoding acyl--CoA ligase family protein — its product is MNTPLTPLTLVRRGLKLYPDHTAVIEPGGPRFTYREWGRRIYQLARAIQAAGYGGQHVAVLSPNTHGGLLTYAGVPWAGSVLVPLNTRLTPEEYEFQLRHAEVRLLLVDESLHDRVREVAAGLGIEVWVMGDARGAGTAFEAKLAAQDDSPLPLPVQDENGTITLNFTSGTTSDPKGVMMTHRSTMLNAIETIYYFKADQDTVYLHTLPDFHANGWGGVWSPFGVGATHVTLPTVRADAAYDAIEQHGVTHLCAAPTVLSMLTDPAHARPLSRQIRVATAGSPPHARIIADMNALGFHVTQVYGLTETSPLITVAELSAQQEELPTPRRAALIAKQGVEMILAGEVEVLDPELRPVPGDGETLGEIMVRGNLVMKGYYRNEEATAKALEGGWFHTGDVAVVHPDGRIEIRDRNKDVIISGGENISSVEVEGVLYAHPAVREAVVVAMPHEKWGEVPCAFIALHQGQEVTPEDLTAHVREHLAGFKVPKHYEFRDDLPKTASGKFQKFILRAELWQGKARGVN